In Cloacibacillus sp., the sequence ATATAACCTTGCCACCCTCAGAGAATTCAACCACACCAAAGGAACGCCCATCTTTTACGGGGTAACCAAAAACCGTCGCGCCCGTATTTCTCGCCACTGCTTTATTGAGAATCTTTGTAAGATCCTGTCCAAAAAAGACATTATCGCCCAAAATAAGGCACACGCTATCCTCACCAATAAAGTCCGCACCAAGGATGAATGCATCTGCCAACCCCCGCGGAGTCTCCTGCACTTTATAAGTAAAATGCACTCCGATATCCATCCCGTCGCCAAGCAACCTCTCATAACTGTCTATATCTTCCGGTGTTGAGATAATGAGAATCTCTTTTATCCCAGCCAACATCAGCACAGAAAGCGGATAATAAATGAGCGGTTTGTCATAAATCGGAAGCAGCTGCTTAGAAACAGCACGCGTGATAGGGTAAAGCCGTGTACCTTTTCCTCCAGCAAGAATAATGCCCTTCATAGCATATACCACCCTATTTCAAAATAATATCGCAAATCCTGTCAACATCATCCAACGCTAAATCAGCATATAACGGCAACGTCAACACGCATTCCGAAATATGTTTGGCTACTGGGGTTGGTGAAATGTGGAACATTCCTTTATAACATTCAAATGAGCTGGTTATAGGATAAAAATATTTACGCGGAAAAATATTCTCCGCTCGCAGTTTTTCATCTATTTCGTCGCGCGTATATTTATAATTATCAAAGACTACCGGCATATAAGCATAGTTATGCCTGACGTTGTTTTTTATTGGCGTCAGTTTAACGCCATCCACACTGGAAAGCCGCTCCAAATATCTTTCTACAACAATCTTCCGTTTAGCTATTTCTTCGTCTACATGCCGCAGATTACATAGCCCCATTGCAGCCTGAAACTCGTTCATTTTTGCGTTGCCGCCGACAAACTCCACCGTCTCTGGCCCTGTTATCCCAAAGTTCTTTTGGTTGTCAAGTCTTCTTTTCAACGCCGAATCACGGAAAACAACGGCGCCTCCCTCTATAGTGTTAAAGACCTTCGTAGCGTGGAAACTAAACATTGAGGCATCGCCAAAGTTAGCAACACCTATGCCATTCTCCACTACACCAAAGGCGTGAGCCGCATCATAAATAACCTTCAGGTTATATTTAGCAGCTATTCGTTCAATCTCTGCAACATCGCATAGATTGCCATAAACATGAACAGGGAGGATAGCACTTGTCTTTGCTGTTATGAGAGATTCAATTTTTGTAACATCCATAGTGTAATCAGTGGAATTTGTATCACAGAAAACAGGCCGCAGGCCGTTGCGCACTATTGCATGCGTGGTTGATGCAAAAGTATATGGGGTAGTAATGACTTCCCCAGACAGGTCGTAAGCAGCTATGATATTCTCAAGCGCTAGGTGTCCGTTAGTAAACAGTGCAACATTGTCAGCTCCAAGATATGAAAGGAGCCCCGCTTCAAACTGTTGATGCTTTTCGCCCATGTTTGTAAGCCAATGAGATTCCCACAAAGACACCATTTCGTTTGCAAATTCTTCAAAGGGCGGCATTGAAGAACGAGTAACTAAGACATTTTTTTTCATTCAAACGAACCTCTACTATGAAATTAGTAAAACTATGTATATCACCAACTTACCCTGTAATATTGATGGTTCGTCCTCCATCAATCGTAATAGTTTGCCCCGTTATCCAGCTTCCATCATCTGACAACAAAAACTTTACAGCAGCTGCAATATTCTCCGGTTTACCCATGCCAAGTGGATAAGTTGCTTCCATTCGCTCCATTAGCGCTGTATCTTTACATATGTCTTCTGTCATTTCTGTTCTCATTCCACCAGGGAGGAGTGAATTCACCCTGACCCTGGGGGCCAGTTCAACCGCAAGACAACGCATAAACGAGTCCAACGCTCCCTTGGACGCCGCATAGACAGAAAATGCTTTTCCACCTCTATCACTGATATTACTGGAAATAAAAACTATGTTTTTAAGTTCTGTACCGTTCATTTTTTTTTGGACAAGAACCTTTGATATTATAGCAGCCGAAAGAAAATTTGTGTTGAATGTATCCCTCAATTTATCAAGAGACAGAGCTCTCAAAGGGAGCATCTCTACCATGCCGGCAGAATAGACCAGTCCAGATATTTTAATTTTGAGGTGTGTAAGGAGAACAACTAACGAATTCTCTACCATCTCAATGACCCCAAAATCACATGGCCATAAAAAAATTGTTGCAGTGTTGGAACAAAGTGATTTTGTCTTCTCTAGTTTTTCCATATTGCGTCCGTGAAGTATCAAGTTATATGCATCTGACAACGCAACAGCGGTGGCTCTGCCAACGCCAGAAGACGCTCCTGTAATCAGTATAAATGGACGTTGGTTAGTATTATCCATGAAATCCACCCTCGTATAAATTCAATTATTGAGCGGTAAATCCACCATCTACATGCATAATGGTTCCAGTAACCCATCTCGATGCTTCGGAAAGAAGGTACGCTATTGCATAAGCAACGTCGCTGGGCTGCCCCAGCCCTAAAGGATGCAGCCCTGTTATCACATCTTCATGCTCATTATCAAAATACCCGGAAACAGCTTTATCCATTGGCGTTTTAATAAACCCAGGAGCAATACAGTTTACACGTATCTTTCGTCCTGCAAATTCCATTGCTAGCGCTCTGGTCAATCCTTCTATTGCAGCTTTACTCATCGCATATCCTGCGTTGCAGGGACAGCCTACACTTGCGTAAACCGAAGAGATAAATACTACAGAACCGCTCTCACCAGCATATACTTTCCTGCTGCTGAAAGCTTTGGCAATTTCGGCAGCAGCATATGTGTTGACCGCAAACACTCGATGAAGCTTATCCATATCTACAGCTTTAAGCGGGCTAATATATGGGACACCAGCTGCATGCACTACACCATGGAGCTTGCCAAATTCTTTTACAGCTGTCTCCACTACGGAAGAGATAGAATGTACCTCCATTAAATCTATTGGTAACATTTTGACAGCAGAAGGACACCGGCCTAATGTTTTTACAAGGCCATCTTCATTCCTGTCTGCTAGTATTAACTCAGCCCCTAAAGCAGATAAAATCTCCGCCGAAGAACGACCTATCCCCGATGCCGCCCCGGTAACAAGATAGCGTTTGCCCTTCAGGGCAAATGGATTATCCATCATTGACAGCCTTCCCCTACACCAGCTTAGGCATACTCAAAAGTTTCACAGAACTTCATCGGCCCAACATTCATTAAAACGGATGTCCATGTCAACCCCACACCAAATCCTGCAAAACAGATCTTAAGGGTTCGTTCACAAATTTCATCTGACAAGTTCAACCCAATGGCTGCCGGAATTGTTGTCCCGCTACTATTGCCATAAACTTCTACTACATTACTAGGCATTTTATCACGAGAGACGTTCATCGCGTCTGCAAGTTTTTCAAGCATAAAACGATTTGGCTGGTGAAAGAGGTAATAATCTACGTCGCTATGAGTACAATCAGCTTCACCAAGCAGTGCCTCTATCAACCCAGGAACTTCTTCCATGACAAAGTTAAAAACAGCCGATCCATCCATTACCAAGTTATCTTTCGATCTGAAGTTATTATCCCCAGTATCTTCCATTATCCCCGTCTCAGGTGTAGAGGGCAACCGAAAACCTCCCGCTGGTATTTGAAGTGCGTTGCAACGGCTGCCATCCATCTTAAAATTGGCAAAAATAGCATGGTTTTCAGTCGTTTTCTCAATAATGGTGATTGACGCAGCATCTCCCACAAGAGGATAACTATTACGATCCTTTTGAGATACCTTACGACTCAAGACATCTGCCGTCACTAAGGCAACCTTATTTATCGCTGGCTGAGAAAGGAGAGAAAAAGCTTCTATAAGACCAACAACAAACCCACAACAGCCTTGGGTAATATCAAGGCATAGCATATCCTGCTTAAAACCTAATTTACCATGAATGACAGCGCTCGTCTGAGGGAGAAAATGATCCGGACTAGCTGTCATCAGTATCATCGCATCTAGCTCTTCTTTTGTTATGAAATCCTTTTGAAAGAGATATTCAAAACCAGCAGCTACCAAATCAGAGACGCAGGTTCCGTCTTTTACAACTCTATGTTTATCATACCCCATAACGGCCTTGAGTTTCAGCGATCTGGCTTCGCTGAAATTAAAAGTTTTCATATCTTCTAAAAAGGTACGCTCATTCTCTGGAACAATCAACAATTGACCGGTGATAGCGCAGCCTTTAAATTGCAGGTTCATTAAACCTGGACCTCGTATTTTTTGAGCAACGTGACAATCGCCTCGGTGTTGCAAAAATTTTCCGGCAATATATCTGTTCCCTTGATTGAGATTCCAAAAGTTTTATCTAAGGTTGCCACAAGCGTCACCAAATCAAAAGAATCCAGCATACCTTCTTCAAAAAAATCCTCTATATTGTCAAATTCAAACTCGGGTCGTATTTCTTTAAGGATGATTTCTATTTTTTCCATACCTTTCGCTCCCTTATATAAACTAAATCGAAAGTACCATCTGGTCGATAGCCGTAATGATTATATCTCTTTATCGCGTTTTCGTTAGTAGCTTTGACCCAAAGAAGATGTCTTTGGCTGCTAGCACATTGTGACAAATAACTTCTCAATAACTTTGCGCCGACCTTTTTGTCTCTATATGCAGGTGCTACGCACCAATATCGAATCACAGACGTTCGACCTACTGTTTCATACCACAGAAATCCAGCAAGAGAACCCATCTCCAAGGCGCCAAGTATTTCGTTGCGTTTTACGGCACCCTCAATATCAGGTCTTTGTGGTATCTGATCTACAAAAACATCAAACTCATCCTTCAGCAAATGTTCTATGTCATTAATTTGTTTATTGCTTATATAAGCTGCTTGTTGTGGATAAAGTTCAGCAACTTCAACATTACGCATAGCCAACCTAGAAAGCATCGAATATTTTCTAAAGTCAGTGGCCTGAAATATATCGCTTTCAGAAGAACGAGAAACAACGTCCGCAACCAATGGAGATTTGAGATTAATTTTAAGTTCTCTTAGATTCGCCCGTACTGTGCCCTTATCTCCAGCGTAAAACAACCTGTAGTAATTATTTTGCTCTATGATCCACAAAGCACACCTGTCGCTTACAAAACCGGACACATGATTGGCTTGGTTTAGCTGATCCAAGTTATAGATATTGGTCACATACTCCACGGAAACTTCTTTTAGCCTATCAATTTCCGTAATAATATTATATTGCATGCTAGTTTTCATTCACCATTTTGCTTAATTTCAGGCGGTCAATCTTTCCATTCGTATTTCTTGGTAATTCTTGCATCGAAATAAATACGGCAGGAATCATATACTTAGGAAAGGCTTCGCCAATTTTCTTTCTCATTTGCGCAACATCCTTCTCCTCTTTGGACTCATAGATCAGCGTGATCGCTTTTTTCGAAAAATTATATACAACGCAGGCGTTATCTACAATCTTAAGCGTGTTTACTACAACGTGCTCTATCTCACCAAGTTCAATTCTGTATCCCATGTGCTTAATAAGGCTGTCTCGGCGTCCTTTGAAGATTATCTCGCCGAGATTATTTTTGTAAACGATGTCGCCGGTTCTGTAAATCGTCTCCGGATAGGCTGAATTAAGCGGATTCTGCGTAAATGCCGCGGCAGTCCTCTCTGGATTATTGTAATACCCCATCGCAAGCGAGGTTCCTCTTACACATAGCTCCCCATCTTCGCCACTGGCTGCCATTTCATTCTGTTCGTTTAAAATTAATATATCTGTATTCCGACATGGAAAGCCTATCGGAATGGGTTCATCATCTTTAAGTTCACGATCCACTACATAATAAGTACAGTCCAGCGTTATTTCTATAGGACCATATAAATTAGCAAAGGTAACACAGGGAAGTGCATGACGCCAGTAATTAAACTGTTTAGTTGGAAAAACTTCTCCGGCAAACCACGCTAGTTTAAGGCTACTTAGATGAACGGCCGCGAGTAGATCCATATTAGCAATATTGACCATAATAGTTGGGACCCAAAAACAGAATGTGACCTTATGCGTTTCCATGAAATCTAAAATTTTTATGGGAAACACCGCATACCCATCAGGTATTATTGCCATAGTAGCCCCCTTAGAGGCCATAAGGCATAGCTCGTAACTGTAAATATCAAAGACGTTTGGAGAAAGAGAACCTATTACTTCGTTCTCACTGAAATTAAAAACACTCTGAGCCCATTCAGTGAAGTCTATAAAACTTTTGTGATTTAGAACTACTCCTTTGGGTGTGCCAGTAGAGCCCGAAGTATTGATAATGCAATACGGATCGGTATCTATGATCTTTTCAAGCCTTTCAAAAATATGCTCTTCATGTGCAGGCTCGAATTTTTTCAATTCGTCAAGATTCACGAGCAATGCAGTAGAATCGTATTCTCTGAATTTTTCGATGCCCGCAGTATCCGTTATAATCAGCGCTGGCTTAGTGGTTTGCAGAATATTCTGCAAGCGCACTGATGGTATCTTTGGATCTATATTCATATAGATATTACCGCTGTAGGTAGCAGCAATATCAGCAACTACACTTTTTATACTTTTAGAGATAAAGACAGCAATAGGTCGATTGTAGGCACCGCCAGTTAGGGCCACAATCTCCTCGGCGAGCGCTTTAGCCCTGGCGGAAAGTGTGGCAAAAGTAATGCGGCCATCCCCTTCGATAATTGCCGTACGATTTGGGGCACGAGATGCCGTCTTTTCCAGATACTCTACAAGATTGATTTGCATTGATGTATCTCCTCGCTGAAGAATATATCTATAGCACTAACTGATATAAATCAGATACCGTTTTAGCTTCTTTTACCAAATTTCCATCTACTCTCTTTTTAAATTCATCTGCGGCAAAGACAAGAAAAGTAATCCGGGCTAACGAATCCCACGCCTCAAGTGCGTCTAATTCTGTCGCAAAAGTTATTGTGCCCTCTTCTTCCTCTACTATATCACTAATTTTTTCCAAGAATTTTTTTTCATCCATAACCCTCATTGCCTCCTAAAAAATATTAATTTAATTTATCTTAACCGCAGGATAACCAAAAACAGACCACCCGTCCGACACATTCGTAAAGACCCTACTTCCAGCACCCACCCTTACGTCATTCCCAATTCGCTTCTTTTCAATAACAAATGCTTGATCTCCAAAAAAACACCTTTTCCCAATCACGACATTGCCCGAAATATTAGTAGAAGATAAAAAGGTGGAGTAATCTCCTATCACTGTATCATGCCCAACTGCAAATTTTGTGTTAAGCAAAACCCCTCTGCCGATAGTGGTATTCGGGCCAACTGTCACATAATGGCTTATAATACATCCTGCTCCTATTTTAGCATCAGAAGCAATTATGGCAGAGGGTGCAATTATAGTTGGAAAAAAGACATGGTTATAACCAGCCAATTTATTAAATAATTTCTCTTTGCCATAAGGATCCGCCACAGCAATTACAATATATAATGGCTTATCTTTCTTCGCAATAGTTTCATCAAAATTTAAAGTTGGTAGCTTTCGATGAGATATCAACGTGCCGACAGGAATAGTGTCATCAAAATATCCAATATGATTCCACCCATCCAACATTTCAACAGTCATAGCAAGTTCACGTCCAAGTCCATGCGTACCATAAATTACCAAATCTTTATTCATATTACGTTAAACCTCTCCATTTTGTATGGTGTATCACTAAAATATCCTACAAAAAAACAACGTGGCCTATATAAGGCTATAAGTTGTAAAAAACAGTCTCTACAATTTCATTAAATTGAGGCTTATATTTCTTGTTTTCTAATCAAGGATAGCACCATACACAAAAAATAGTCAAAACTCTCAATTTTAAACAATTTTGAAGCAGCCGTGTAAATAATTACACCCACTAATATCTGAGACATCAGCATGATATATATATTATAATCTATGTAGTTTAATAAGTATACCACGCCTCCCATAAAGGCCGCAATAATTATGGGAGGAAAAAGATCCATTACCTGTTCAAGATACCCATACTTCAGCAAGATTTTATTTGGATAGCTGTTTATAAAGGAACTTATTATACCGCTTATGACTGCGCTCCAGGCAATGGCCATAACAGAACCCCAACATATTATCGCAAACATAAGGACAGAAATCCCCATTATTTTTTTAATAATTTCAAGCTTAAGAAATATATCACTTCTTCCCAGCGCGTTTATAGCTTGAAGGTTTGCCGTATGAATGGGGTATAAAATGAACGATAAGCAACATATCCGTATGAATGGAACGCACGGAAGCCATTTGTCGGTAAGCACAATCTTAACCACTGGTTCCGCCGTAGCAATAAGCCCCATCATGAGCGGAGCAATAATAAATGAACTCATGGTGATAGCACGTCGCATCATTTCCTTGACGCGCCGCGGATTGTCCTGCTCACGAGATAAGGCCGGTAACATCACAGCTTGAATCGAACCATCTATATTGCCAACTATAACCTGAGGGAATATTTGCCCTCTATTAAAAAACCCAAGGGTAGACGGGGCGAACATTTTACCAATGACGAGATTCTGCATTTCTCGGTACCCAGTATCCAGCAAAGCAGATATAAGCAGCTTCCATCCGAACGCAAGTAGAATTCTTACTCGCACCAACGAGAATAAGAGTTTAGGTCGCCATCTTACGGTAAACCACATTATTACACATAGAAAGAACTGGTTTGTTAACTGTTGCCAGACAAGAGCCCAAATGCCGAAACCGCGAAGGGCCATTGCTATTCCGATAGCCCCCGAACATAAAGCAGCCCCCAAACTGCTATAAAAGAGCTGCTTGAATTTGAATTCGCGAGACACTACCGCATTCTGTATAGAAGTCACTGCACCAAAGAAAAGAATTAGAGAAAGGAACCGTAAGACATGACATAACGCCGACATTTCATAAAAAGTCGCAATATATGGAGAAGTAAAATATAAGACTACGTATAATACTCCGGCCACAAATAGACTGATATAAAACACCGAGGAAAAATCAACATCAGAGGCATGCTTAGCCTGTATCAGTGCCGTGTTCAAGCCGCTTTGAACAAATACCTGTCCTAGATTAATAAATACAAGCACAAGCGCTATCATTCCAAAATCCGAAGGAACTAACAATCGTGCAAGCACTATTTGTACCGCTACCTGGATAATTTGGTTTCCGCTTCGCTCCATAAATTTCCAAAAAAGAGAAGATATTATCGACATAGTATTAAACGTTTGATTATTTTTAGAATATAGCATAAACGTGGAGCAACACGGCTTATCCTAACGGTCAAATTTACGCCTAATGGCATTTGCTTTAATGCTGCGTTTAATTCCTCGTTATTTAAAATTTCGCTATAAGAATCTTTTAGCATTAACCTTTGTATTTTATATGTATTTTTTATATGCTTAACCGCTCGTGCATATCTATTATTATAATACATGTCAAGACTCTCATACATTTTTATCATTTGATCACATAGTTCAATTTGACTCTTTTTACTTGATTGCGCCGTTCTCTCCGACCATGACCCCTTTGCCATTGTACGATAAGCTGACATCGCTGCGTTCAAATAATGAACAGTCCCCTTCGTTGCTAGGAAAGCTTGAGTTGGAGCATCTCCAACTGGAGCTACTTTAAAAAAATCCACATCCATCATAGAAGAATAAACAGCTGGGTAAAAGATAGAATTAGTAGCCATGAAACCGCCGCCACCAGCAATCACTGCTTCTGTAGAAACATCCACATCTTCACTATATGGTGCTATAAAGCCTATTGTTTTACCATTCTTAACCATTATAGCTCGATGAAAACAAAGTGAACATTCTGGATGCTGTTCCATATAGGAACATTGACGCTCTAGTTTTCTAGAATCTGTCCAATAATCATCACCCTCACATATTGCAATATACTTACCATTTACGAGAGGCAGGATATATTTTTGAATGAATGGTATTTTTTGTGAATATTGATTCTCGTCTTGCAAAATTGGAATAATGATACTAGGATATTTACGGCAATATGATTTTATGACTTCACGCGATCCATCAGTTGATGCATCATCATGAACGATAACTTCGTATGGGTATTCCGTTTCTTGCGCCATAATAGAATCAAGGCACTGTTCCAAATAATCCCCGTGGTTATACACTGTAACGATAACGGATATTAATGGCATCTTCAACCTCCATAAATAATTAAAACTGCTAAGGGAACTAATCTAACCTTCTACATATTTCTCGCATATTAGTATAGTCTTCATATTGCCAATCCGGTTGCGTCAAGATGGTTGTTGTTGAGGAATGCGGACAAAAACCTGGACAAAATTAAGCTGCATATTGATGCAGCCTTCTGTAGTCTACAGGGCTATGATATCCCAGCGACTTCTTAATGCGTTTATTATTATACCATTTTATGTATGTATCAATGTAGCTGATCAACATCACTGTCGTATAGCCTGCGAAGTTTCTGCCGTAAAAGCACTCGTTCTTCAATCTGCCAAAGAAGCCTTCACAGGCAGCGTTGTCAGGCGAACAACCTTTCTTTGACATCGAACGTTGCAGGCCCATTGTCTGCGTTCG encodes:
- the rfbA gene encoding glucose-1-phosphate thymidylyltransferase RfbA — encoded protein: MKGIILAGGKGTRLYPITRAVSKQLLPIYDKPLIYYPLSVLMLAGIKEILIISTPEDIDSYERLLGDGMDIGVHFTYKVQETPRGLADAFILGADFIGEDSVCLILGDNVFFGQDLTKILNKAVARNTGATVFGYPVKDGRSFGVVEFSEGGKVISIEEKPENPKSNYAVPGLYFYDNRVIDIARHVVPSARGEIEITSVNNAYLALGELHVELLGRGMAWLDTGTPEGMLKAAEFVEAVQSRQGFYVSCIEEIAWRRGFIDSNQLRMIGENLKMTDYGQYLLSLVVSNDSK
- a CDS encoding DegT/DnrJ/EryC1/StrS family aminotransferase, which translates into the protein MKKNVLVTRSSMPPFEEFANEMVSLWESHWLTNMGEKHQQFEAGLLSYLGADNVALFTNGHLALENIIAAYDLSGEVITTPYTFASTTHAIVRNGLRPVFCDTNSTDYTMDVTKIESLITAKTSAILPVHVYGNLCDVAEIERIAAKYNLKVIYDAAHAFGVVENGIGVANFGDASMFSFHATKVFNTIEGGAVVFRDSALKRRLDNQKNFGITGPETVEFVGGNAKMNEFQAAMGLCNLRHVDEEIAKRKIVVERYLERLSSVDGVKLTPIKNNVRHNYAYMPVVFDNYKYTRDEIDEKLRAENIFPRKYFYPITSSFECYKGMFHISPTPVAKHISECVLTLPLYADLALDDVDRICDIILK
- a CDS encoding SDR family oxidoreductase; the protein is MDNTNQRPFILITGASSGVGRATAVALSDAYNLILHGRNMEKLEKTKSLCSNTATIFLWPCDFGVIEMVENSLVVLLTHLKIKISGLVYSAGMVEMLPLRALSLDKLRDTFNTNFLSAAIISKVLVQKKMNGTELKNIVFISSNISDRGGKAFSVYAASKGALDSFMRCLAVELAPRVRVNSLLPGGMRTEMTEDICKDTALMERMEATYPLGMGKPENIAAAVKFLLSDDGSWITGQTITIDGGRTINITG
- a CDS encoding SDR family oxidoreductase — translated: MMDNPFALKGKRYLVTGAASGIGRSSAEILSALGAELILADRNEDGLVKTLGRCPSAVKMLPIDLMEVHSISSVVETAVKEFGKLHGVVHAAGVPYISPLKAVDMDKLHRVFAVNTYAAAEIAKAFSSRKVYAGESGSVVFISSVYASVGCPCNAGYAMSKAAIEGLTRALAMEFAGRKIRVNCIAPGFIKTPMDKAVSGYFDNEHEDVITGLHPLGLGQPSDVAYAIAYLLSEASRWVTGTIMHVDGGFTAQ
- a CDS encoding 3-oxoacyl-[acyl-carrier-protein] synthase III C-terminal domain-containing protein, whose protein sequence is MNLQFKGCAITGQLLIVPENERTFLEDMKTFNFSEARSLKLKAVMGYDKHRVVKDGTCVSDLVAAGFEYLFQKDFITKEELDAMILMTASPDHFLPQTSAVIHGKLGFKQDMLCLDITQGCCGFVVGLIEAFSLLSQPAINKVALVTADVLSRKVSQKDRNSYPLVGDAASITIIEKTTENHAIFANFKMDGSRCNALQIPAGGFRLPSTPETGIMEDTGDNNFRSKDNLVMDGSAVFNFVMEEVPGLIEALLGEADCTHSDVDYYLFHQPNRFMLEKLADAMNVSRDKMPSNVVEVYGNSSGTTIPAAIGLNLSDEICERTLKICFAGFGVGLTWTSVLMNVGPMKFCETFEYA
- a CDS encoding acyl carrier protein, which gives rise to MEKIEIILKEIRPEFEFDNIEDFFEEGMLDSFDLVTLVATLDKTFGISIKGTDILPENFCNTEAIVTLLKKYEVQV
- a CDS encoding GNAT family N-acetyltransferase, with protein sequence MQYNIITEIDRLKEVSVEYVTNIYNLDQLNQANHVSGFVSDRCALWIIEQNNYYRLFYAGDKGTVRANLRELKINLKSPLVADVVSRSSESDIFQATDFRKYSMLSRLAMRNVEVAELYPQQAAYISNKQINDIEHLLKDEFDVFVDQIPQRPDIEGAVKRNEILGALEMGSLAGFLWYETVGRTSVIRYWCVAPAYRDKKVGAKLLRSYLSQCASSQRHLLWVKATNENAIKRYNHYGYRPDGTFDLVYIRERKVWKK
- a CDS encoding amino acid adenylation domain-containing protein — protein: MQINLVEYLEKTASRAPNRTAIIEGDGRITFATLSARAKALAEEIVALTGGAYNRPIAVFISKSIKSVVADIAATYSGNIYMNIDPKIPSVRLQNILQTTKPALIITDTAGIEKFREYDSTALLVNLDELKKFEPAHEEHIFERLEKIIDTDPYCIINTSGSTGTPKGVVLNHKSFIDFTEWAQSVFNFSENEVIGSLSPNVFDIYSYELCLMASKGATMAIIPDGYAVFPIKILDFMETHKVTFCFWVPTIMVNIANMDLLAAVHLSSLKLAWFAGEVFPTKQFNYWRHALPCVTFANLYGPIEITLDCTYYVVDRELKDDEPIPIGFPCRNTDILILNEQNEMAASGEDGELCVRGTSLAMGYYNNPERTAAAFTQNPLNSAYPETIYRTGDIVYKNNLGEIIFKGRRDSLIKHMGYRIELGEIEHVVVNTLKIVDNACVVYNFSKKAITLIYESKEEKDVAQMRKKIGEAFPKYMIPAVFISMQELPRNTNGKIDRLKLSKMVNEN
- a CDS encoding NeuD/PglB/VioB family sugar acetyltransferase, whose protein sequence is MNKDLVIYGTHGLGRELAMTVEMLDGWNHIGYFDDTIPVGTLISHRKLPTLNFDETIAKKDKPLYIVIAVADPYGKEKLFNKLAGYNHVFFPTIIAPSAIIASDAKIGAGCIISHYVTVGPNTTIGRGVLLNTKFAVGHDTVIGDYSTFLSSTNISGNVVIGKRCFFGDQAFVIEKKRIGNDVRVGAGSRVFTNVSDGWSVFGYPAVKIN
- a CDS encoding lipopolysaccharide biosynthesis protein — protein: MSIISSLFWKFMERSGNQIIQVAVQIVLARLLVPSDFGMIALVLVFINLGQVFVQSGLNTALIQAKHASDVDFSSVFYISLFVAGVLYVVLYFTSPYIATFYEMSALCHVLRFLSLILFFGAVTSIQNAVVSREFKFKQLFYSSLGAALCSGAIGIAMALRGFGIWALVWQQLTNQFFLCVIMWFTVRWRPKLLFSLVRVRILLAFGWKLLISALLDTGYREMQNLVIGKMFAPSTLGFFNRGQIFPQVIVGNIDGSIQAVMLPALSREQDNPRRVKEMMRRAITMSSFIIAPLMMGLIATAEPVVKIVLTDKWLPCVPFIRICCLSFILYPIHTANLQAINALGRSDIFLKLEIIKKIMGISVLMFAIICWGSVMAIAWSAVISGIISSFINSYPNKILLKYGYLEQVMDLFPPIIIAAFMGGVVYLLNYIDYNIYIMLMSQILVGVIIYTAASKLFKIESFDYFLCMVLSLIRKQEI
- a CDS encoding glycosyltransferase → MPLISVIVTVYNHGDYLEQCLDSIMAQETEYPYEVIVHDDASTDGSREVIKSYCRKYPSIIIPILQDENQYSQKIPFIQKYILPLVNGKYIAICEGDDYWTDSRKLERQCSYMEQHPECSLCFHRAIMVKNGKTIGFIAPYSEDVDVSTEAVIAGGGGFMATNSIFYPAVYSSMMDVDFFKVAPVGDAPTQAFLATKGTVHYLNAAMSAYRTMAKGSWSERTAQSSKKSQIELCDQMIKMYESLDMYYNNRYARAVKHIKNTYKIQRLMLKDSYSEILNNEELNAALKQMPLGVNLTVRISRVAPRLCYILKIIKRLILCR